One window of Erinaceus europaeus chromosome 6, mEriEur2.1, whole genome shotgun sequence genomic DNA carries:
- the LOC107523361 gene encoding large ribosomal subunit protein eL21-like — protein MTNTKGKRRGTRYMFSRPFTKHGVVPLATYMRIYKKGDIVDIKGMGTVQKGMPHKCYHGKTGRVYNVTQHAVGIVVNKQVKGKILAKRINVRIEHIKHSKSRDSFLKRVKENDQKKKEAKEKGTWVQLKRQPAPPREAHFVRTNGKEPGLLEPIPYEFMA, from the coding sequence ATGACTAACacaaagggaaaaaggagaggaacacGCTATATGTTCTCTAGGCCTTTTACAAAACATGGAGTTGTTCCTTTGGCCACATATATGCGGATCTATAAGAAAGGTGATATTGTAGATATAAAGGGAATGGGCACTGTTCAAAAAGGAATGCcccacaaatgttaccatggcAAAACTGGAAGAGTCTACAATGTTACCCAGCATGCTGTTGGCATTGttgtaaacaaacaagtaaagggCAAGATTCTTGCTAAGAGAATTAATGTTCGTATTGAGCATATTAAGCACTCTAAGAGCAGAGACAGCTTCTTGAAACGTGTGAAGGaaaatgatcagaaaaaaaaggaagccaaagagaaggggacttgggttcaactgaAGCGCCAGCCTGCTCCACCCAGAGAAGCACACTTTGTGAGAACCAATGGAAAGGAACCAGGGCTGCTGGAACCCATTCCCTATGAATTCATGGCATGA